In Salifodinibacter halophilus, the genomic window TGTGGATCCGCATGCAGCTGGCCGAATCGCCGCTGTTCCAGCAGATGAAGGCCGAGGGCAAGACCTCCAAGGCGCCGATCACCGAGAGCTTCTTCTCCAAGAACGGCAAGATCGCGCTGCTGGCCCTGCTCGGCGCCACCGCCGGCCAGGCCGTGGTCTGGTACGGCGGCCAGTTCTACTCGCTGTTCTTCCTCACAAAGACGCTCGGCATGGATCCCAACCAGGCCGACATCTTCATCGCCATCGCCCTGGCCCTGGCCACCGGCGGCTTCG contains:
- a CDS encoding MFS transporter is translated as WIRMQLAESPLFQQMKAEGKTSKAPITESFFSKNGKIALLALLGATAGQAVVWYGGQFYSLFFLTKTLGMDPNQADIFIAIALALATGGF